One Thermococcus sp. M39 genomic region harbors:
- a CDS encoding 6-hydroxymethylpterin diphosphokinase MptE-like protein has product MKFEEWLPFYTEIVQVMGYDMTKDKESANILRDLLLKNKNYIKLDYLREIIEDKKVYIFGAGPSLELALKYISFNNGVIITADGATSALLEFGLIPDIIVTDLDGNFEDIKKADKLGAYVVVHAHGDNIEKLRKYVPQLEKVLGTCQTEPLDIVYNFGGFTDGDRAVFLAEELGAKEITLVGFDFGDIVGKWSKPYLKEHTPIWESKRKKFEFAQKLLEWLKKNGRAKIERIVCHQIDYAMSECYIER; this is encoded by the coding sequence ATGAAATTCGAAGAATGGTTGCCATTCTATACCGAAATAGTTCAAGTAATGGGATACGATATGACAAAAGATAAAGAATCCGCCAATATACTCCGAGATTTGCTTCTTAAGAATAAAAACTACATAAAACTCGATTATTTGAGAGAGATAATTGAAGACAAAAAGGTGTATATTTTTGGAGCTGGACCAAGTTTGGAGCTTGCCCTCAAGTACATTTCTTTCAATAATGGAGTAATAATCACAGCTGATGGGGCAACCTCTGCGCTTTTGGAGTTTGGATTAATCCCAGACATCATTGTTACAGACCTCGATGGAAATTTTGAAGACATCAAGAAAGCAGATAAACTTGGAGCTTATGTTGTAGTCCATGCTCATGGAGATAACATCGAGAAGCTAAGAAAATACGTCCCACAGCTTGAAAAAGTTCTTGGAACCTGCCAGACGGAGCCTTTAGACATAGTTTACAACTTCGGTGGATTTACTGATGGGGATAGGGCTGTTTTTCTAGCGGAAGAGCTTGGAGCAAAAGAGATAACTTTAGTTGGGTTTGACTTTGGAGATATTGTTGGAAAGTGGAGCAAGCCGTATTTAAAGGAACATACGCCTATTTGGGAGTCCAAGAGAAAAAAGTTTGAATTTGCCCAGAAGCTTTTGGAGTGGTTGAAGAAAAATGGAAGAGCAAAGATAGAGCGTATAGTGTGTCATCAAATTGACTATGCAATGTCCGAGTGTTATATCGAAAGATAG
- a CDS encoding Mut7-C RNAse domain-containing protein: MKPKLIADMMLGRLARWLRLYGYDTVYGVKDDDRIIEIAQKEDRIILTRDEELAKRAKNVILIKSNKFEEQIKQLMELGFTFNELFPENARCPKCNGLINEIPKEKIKDRVPPGVYEKYDEFYICTECGQIYWPGRQWKEMVKIDRKLRGSE, encoded by the coding sequence ATGAAGCCAAAGCTCATAGCTGATATGATGCTTGGCCGTTTAGCAAGATGGTTGAGGCTTTACGGCTATGACACAGTGTATGGGGTTAAAGACGACGATAGGATTATTGAAATTGCCCAAAAGGAAGATAGGATAATTCTCACACGAGATGAAGAGCTAGCAAAGAGAGCAAAGAATGTTATTTTGATAAAATCAAACAAATTTGAAGAGCAGATAAAACAGCTCATGGAGCTTGGATTCACATTCAATGAACTATTTCCAGAGAATGCAAGATGCCCAAAGTGCAATGGGCTGATAAATGAAATACCCAAAGAGAAGATAAAAGATAGGGTCCCTCCAGGAGTTTACGAGAAATACGACGAATTCTATATCTGCACAGAATGTGGCCAGATTTACTGGCCCGGGAGACAGTGGAAGGAAATGGTGAAAATAGATAGAAAATTAAGGGGATCGGAATGA
- a CDS encoding MBL fold metallo-hydrolase: MIIYFIGTGGSEGIPAHLCTCKTCEEARRLGFAQRKPSTLAVITKNNEAILIDVGTDIRDLLHVPLKAILLTHWHHDHIYGLYKLRWTAQKTELYAPKGHADALILNDPKNLKPKIIKAGDVLKIDSLRITALKLNHEVETVGFLIEEDGRRFALLYDTKGIPPETLDILKKKPPKVAVVDATYAPGVDDPYHNNVDEGAKIGLEVAEKVYLSHISHKNMPFLQLLAYVRKRYGDRVRVAYDGLIVHI; this comes from the coding sequence ATGATAATTTATTTCATAGGAACTGGAGGGTCTGAGGGGATTCCAGCCCATCTCTGCACTTGTAAAACATGTGAAGAGGCGCGTAGATTAGGTTTTGCCCAAAGAAAACCCTCGACATTGGCGGTAATAACCAAAAACAACGAAGCAATTTTGATTGATGTTGGAACGGATATAAGAGACCTCCTCCACGTTCCTCTTAAGGCTATTCTTCTTACACACTGGCATCACGACCACATTTATGGCTTGTACAAGCTCAGATGGACGGCCCAAAAAACAGAGCTTTATGCTCCAAAAGGTCATGCAGATGCATTAATTCTAAATGACCCAAAGAATCTAAAGCCAAAGATAATAAAAGCTGGCGATGTTTTGAAGATTGACTCCTTAAGAATTACTGCTCTTAAATTGAATCACGAAGTTGAAACGGTAGGCTTTTTAATTGAGGAAGATGGGAGAAGATTTGCCCTCCTTTATGACACAAAAGGCATCCCCCCAGAAACTTTAGACATCTTAAAGAAAAAACCTCCAAAAGTCGCTGTAGTTGATGCCACTTATGCTCCCGGTGTGGATGATCCTTATCACAACAACGTTGATGAAGGGGCTAAGATTGGGCTTGAAGTTGCTGAGAAGGTTTATCTCTCTCACATATCCCATAAAAACATGCCTTTCCTCCAGCTCTTGGCATATGTTAGAAAAAGGTATGGGGATAGGGTCAGAGTTGCCTATGATGGCTTGATAGTTCATATTTAG
- a CDS encoding dual specificity protein phosphatase family protein encodes MVIPKFITDKVAFSPMPYPEDIPELVKEFQAVVVLTYEYELSYNLEDWKKHGVEVLYSPIEDFSAPTLEQLIEIVKWIDEKVKESKKVLIHCFGGSGRSGTIAVAYLMYSKGLNLRDALVKVRSLKPSAVETWSQMDILRRFEKYLREHKRLQG; translated from the coding sequence ATGGTGATTCCAAAGTTCATAACTGACAAAGTTGCATTCTCCCCAATGCCATATCCTGAGGACATTCCAGAGCTTGTGAAAGAGTTTCAAGCCGTTGTAGTGCTGACCTATGAATATGAGCTTTCATACAACTTGGAAGATTGGAAAAAGCACGGTGTGGAAGTCCTTTACAGCCCAATTGAGGACTTTTCAGCTCCTACGTTGGAACAACTAATTGAAATCGTCAAATGGATTGACGAAAAAGTTAAGGAAAGTAAGAAAGTTCTTATTCACTGCTTTGGGGGAAGTGGAAGGAGCGGAACCATCGCTGTGGCTTACCTCATGTACTCCAAAGGCTTAAACTTAAGGGATGCTCTCGTGAAGGTTCGTTCACTTAAGCCTTCAGCAGTTGAAACATGGAGTCAGATGGATATTCTTAGGAGATTTGAAAAGTATTTACGGGAACATAAAAGGCTACAAGGATAG
- a CDS encoding carotenoid biosynthesis protein gives MKNDIKTTLTLIVLANILKKSPIYLLLYFLAFIILSRRAWKSLPKLLLWAFIVGFSAELLGTHSCLPFGCYEYVNLKPQIFGVGLSVPFAWGIFGAVAYLTASCFFRNSIKRILFAALLMVVIDLSVDPIMTSWKAWVWKTTTSLNWFGIPWTNYLGWFLVSLVFFYLYERFSNIQIESKLLKLGPPIYLLEMFTFTVYSPASVRIPTMIAFAISIVVILLVYFWRMRV, from the coding sequence ATGAAAAATGACATCAAAACTACCCTTACACTTATCGTGCTCGCAAATATCTTGAAGAAGTCGCCGATTTATCTGCTTTTATACTTCTTGGCATTCATCATTCTTTCACGGAGAGCATGGAAGTCCTTGCCAAAGCTTCTCCTCTGGGCATTCATAGTTGGGTTTTCAGCTGAGCTCCTCGGCACACATTCGTGTCTCCCATTTGGATGTTATGAGTATGTAAATTTAAAACCTCAGATTTTTGGTGTTGGGCTGTCTGTTCCATTTGCATGGGGAATTTTTGGAGCTGTTGCGTATCTAACAGCAAGCTGTTTCTTTAGGAATTCTATTAAAAGAATTCTTTTTGCTGCTTTGCTGATGGTAGTTATAGACCTCTCAGTTGACCCAATAATGACATCATGGAAAGCCTGGGTCTGGAAAACAACGACAAGCTTGAACTGGTTCGGCATCCCTTGGACGAACTATTTAGGCTGGTTTTTGGTATCGTTAGTATTTTTCTATCTGTATGAGCGTTTTTCAAACATTCAGATTGAAAGCAAACTTCTAAAACTCGGTCCTCCAATTTACCTTCTGGAGATGTTTACCTTCACAGTTTATTCCCCAGCAAGCGTGAGAATCCCTACAATGATTGCATTTGCAATTTCGATTGTCGTAATTCTACTAGTGTATTTTTGGAGAATGAGAGTATAA
- a CDS encoding nitroreductase family protein: MKVLELAKRRKTVRKFLSEKPPLSDVMRAIEAAKEAPSGMNAQPWHFVVIDDDWLKGRIRGLCEIEERKFYEKVSGKLGEWLKEKGFSPEKPFLSEAPYLVLVFGYTKAPYWLQSTWIAVGYFLLALEELGLGTVTYTPPNPRAVEKLLNAPKDYKLQVILPVGYPADPKPKYERKKLEEVVSFNRF; the protein is encoded by the coding sequence ATGAAAGTCTTAGAACTGGCAAAGAGAAGGAAAACCGTTAGAAAGTTCCTCTCAGAAAAGCCTCCTCTTAGCGATGTCATGAGGGCGATAGAGGCTGCAAAAGAAGCCCCTTCTGGCATGAATGCTCAACCGTGGCACTTTGTTGTCATTGATGATGATTGGCTTAAGGGGAGGATAAGGGGACTTTGCGAGATTGAGGAAAGAAAGTTCTATGAAAAGGTCAGCGGGAAACTTGGGGAGTGGCTTAAGGAGAAGGGATTTTCGCCAGAGAAGCCGTTTCTGAGTGAAGCACCTTATCTGGTGCTCGTCTTCGGTTATACCAAAGCTCCATATTGGCTACAATCAACGTGGATCGCTGTGGGTTACTTTCTTCTTGCCCTAGAGGAGCTCGGTTTGGGAACTGTAACTTACACACCACCAAATCCGAGGGCTGTGGAAAAACTCCTCAACGCTCCTAAAGACTACAAACTCCAAGTCATCCTTCCAGTTGGCTATCCTGCAGATCCCAAGCCAAAGTACGAGAGAAAGAAGCTGGAAGAAGTTGTCAGCTTCAATAGATTTTAG
- a CDS encoding DUF257 family protein: MENEIKELARLWESIVSGESVLAEYDSLVLPYKGFYYLISWAKEKDYHIVIIDVLDTLYLYKTQIALAGLDTSIVDNAKVIKVGGRLNVGNILARLPATDFPKLLKDFERIYDSHLSEIKYENSIVIVLGLSKLLLLAESKFEGLMVIDLLIRYTGTQRRTAFYFVNVDVLENSSCYLIPLLEELATTVIKVVRARKEEDIEPYVYVKVVKAINAELEGFKIKL, translated from the coding sequence ATGGAGAATGAAATTAAAGAACTTGCCAGACTCTGGGAATCTATTGTTTCAGGGGAGAGTGTTCTGGCAGAATATGACTCATTAGTGCTTCCTTACAAAGGATTTTACTATTTAATTAGCTGGGCTAAAGAAAAGGACTATCACATTGTTATTATTGATGTTCTTGATACACTTTATCTGTATAAGACCCAGATAGCCCTTGCAGGACTCGACACGAGTATTGTTGATAATGCTAAGGTTATCAAGGTGGGTGGGCGATTGAACGTAGGAAATATACTCGCCAGACTACCTGCCACTGATTTCCCAAAACTTCTCAAAGACTTCGAGCGGATTTATGACTCACATCTCTCAGAAATTAAATATGAGAACAGCATTGTTATCGTATTGGGACTCTCTAAGCTGTTGCTGCTTGCTGAATCAAAGTTTGAGGGCCTTATGGTTATTGACTTGCTCATTAGATACACAGGAACTCAAAGAAGAACTGCGTTTTACTTTGTAAATGTGGATGTCTTAGAAAACAGCTCCTGCTATCTAATACCTCTCCTGGAAGAGCTGGCAACCACTGTAATAAAAGTAGTGCGAGCGAGGAAAGAAGAAGATATTGAGCCATATGTTTATGTTAAGGTCGTAAAAGCCATTAACGCTGAGTTAGAAGGATTTAAAATCAAGCTTTAG
- a CDS encoding class I SAM-dependent methyltransferase, producing MFKNLGETFEPTYKEKLWMYDPRTEIGKKRMKKQKELLERFLPIKSGKALDIGCGMGISSFALEELGLKVIGIDVQEELVEEAKKIAEELGYKAEFRVMDARKLDVSDESFDLVALLGNPLPHLSIYDFDKIVQEAFRVLKPNGILFLEYADWVRLLHDGYKHVLVEDPFVSFHVSFNTVKGQVERLFINLEKGYFFRVKINVWAPWIVEFILRKAGFKVETHYLGTFSVVTVGVKP from the coding sequence ATGTTTAAGAACCTTGGAGAGACTTTTGAGCCAACATATAAGGAAAAGCTCTGGATGTATGATCCAAGAACTGAAATTGGGAAAAAGAGAATGAAGAAGCAGAAAGAACTGCTCGAAAGATTTCTCCCCATCAAAAGCGGTAAGGCTTTGGATATCGGCTGTGGCATGGGGATTTCATCATTTGCTCTTGAAGAGCTGGGACTTAAAGTCATTGGAATCGATGTCCAAGAAGAGCTCGTGGAAGAGGCAAAGAAAATCGCGGAAGAGCTTGGCTATAAAGCAGAGTTTAGAGTTATGGATGCTAGAAAACTCGATGTTTCAGATGAGAGCTTTGATTTAGTTGCACTTTTAGGTAATCCTCTTCCTCATTTAAGCATCTATGACTTTGATAAAATTGTTCAAGAAGCTTTCAGAGTGCTTAAGCCTAATGGAATTCTCTTTCTCGAGTATGCAGACTGGGTCAGACTTCTGCATGATGGCTATAAGCATGTGCTTGTTGAAGACCCATTCGTTTCTTTCCATGTTTCTTTCAATACAGTAAAAGGTCAAGTAGAGCGGCTTTTCATCAACCTTGAGAAGGGCTACTTCTTCAGAGTAAAAATTAACGTCTGGGCACCGTGGATTGTAGAATTCATTCTTAGAAAAGCTGGGTTTAAAGTGGAGACGCACTATCTGGGGACGTTTAGTGTTGTAACTGTGGGGGTTAAACCATGA